AAGATGGCGGCATTGGCCCAGTAACTTACACAATGGCTGCTGACGTTCGTCACGACATTTGTCGCGCCTATGATGTAGAAGCTGAGGCTGGCGTTGCGTTCCGCGGTGCATTCTTAATTGATAAAGAAGGCTTGGTACGTTCGCAGTTGATTAACGACCTGCCACTCGGCCGCAACGTTGACGAGTTGGTGCGGTTGGTTGAAGCACTGCAGTTCCATGAAGAGCATGGCGAAGTATGTCCGGCTGGCTGGAACAAAGGCGACAAGGGTATGAACGCGTCACCAGATGGCGTTGCAGCATACCTATCAGAGAATTCTGACAAGCTATAAGTCAGAAGCTGATCATAGAAGCCCGCGCTACTGCAAGGTAGGGCGGGCTTTTTTTATGGCTTAATGATAGTGGGTTCTAGTGAGGGATTGTTTTGGCGAAAAAAAACCCCGCATAGGCGGGGTCTCTAGATGCATTTTAGCGATGAGCTAGTTTATGCAAAGTTTGCTGCTGCAAATTCCCAGTTCACCAATTTCCAAAAACCTTCTAGGTATTTTGGGCGGGCATTGCGGTAGTCAATGTAATAGGCGTGTTCCCAGACATCGGCGGTAAATAGCGGTGTTTGGCCTTCGCGCGCAATGGGGGTGTCGGCATCGTCAGTATTGACGATCTCAAGGCTACCGTCGGTATTTTTAACAAGCCACGTCCAGCCGGAGCCGAAGTTGCCTACTGCTTTACCATTGAATGCCGTTTTGAATTCTTCGAAAGAACCAAAGGCTTTGTCAATTGCCGCAGCCAGCTCGCCTGTTGGAGCGCCGCCGCCATTTGGGCT
This portion of the Zhongshania sp. R06B22 genome encodes:
- a CDS encoding peroxiredoxin, which encodes MGVLVGKPAPDFTCAAVLGTGEIVDSFTLSEAAKGKYALLFFYPLDFTFVCPSELIALDHRMDKFRELGVEVISVSIDSQFTHNAWRNTAIKDGGIGPVTYTMAADVRHDICRAYDVEAEAGVAFRGAFLIDKEGLVRSQLINDLPLGRNVDELVRLVEALQFHEEHGEVCPAGWNKGDKGMNASPDGVAAYLSENSDKL
- a CDS encoding superoxide dismutase; translation: MAFELPALPYAKDALAPHISAETLDFHHGKHHNAYLTKLNELVPGSEFEGKSLEEIIKTSSGVLFNQAAQVWNHTFYWHSLSPNGGGAPTGELAAAIDKAFGSFEEFKTAFNGKAVGNFGSGWTWLVKNTDGSLEIVNTDDADTPIAREGQTPLFTADVWEHAYYIDYRNARPKYLEGFWKLVNWEFAAANFA